A genomic stretch from Theobroma cacao cultivar B97-61/B2 chromosome 4, Criollo_cocoa_genome_V2, whole genome shotgun sequence includes:
- the LOC108661650 gene encoding F-box protein CPR30-like — translation MVPYGLGYDFSTDDYKLLSVARGPWSPAIVSDRTTVEVFSMKTNVWRIIPDLKTDVELGGSGIFLKGSLHWLARRVSSRTKIISFDLAEEKFQEVVPQPARMDENHYVATMGLGVWGDCLSLFIECGENLYEGWFMKEHGVKSSWTRLFSSPVDPLPGFKHWQIGLCYTKTGKLVIDYDGWRLVVYDPQEQRFAIRNNWDWFHSIIYFESLVSPNLDDVSNRENHVQD, via the coding sequence ATGGTTCCTTATGGTCTTGGCTACGATTTCTCAACTGATGATTACAAATTATTAAGTGTTGCTCGCGGACCCTGGTCTCCTGCTATTGTTTCTGACAGAACTACAGTTGAAGTCTTTTCAATGAAAACCAATGTTTGGAGAATAATTCCCGATCTCAAAACTGACGTGGAATTAGGTGGAAGTGGGATTTTCCTGAAAGGATCACTGCATTGGCTAGCGAGAAGAGTAAGTAGTCGTactaaaatcatttcatttgatttagCAGAAGAGAAGTTTCAAGAAGTGGTGCCACAACCAGCTCGTATGGACGAGAATCATTATGTAGCAACTATGGGGTTGGGGGTTTGGGGAGATTGCCTGTCCCTTTTCATTGAGTGCGGTGAAAATCTTTATGAAGGATGGTTCATGAAGGAACATGGTGTCAAGTCCTCGTGGACTAGATTATTCAGCTCCCCAGTTGACCCTTTGCCTGGATTCAAACATTGGCAGATTGGATTATGCTACACAAAAACTGGTAAACTTGTAATCGATTATGATGGATGGAGATTAGTCGTGTACGATCCACAAGAGCAAAGGTTCGCAATTCGCAATAATTGGGATTGGTTTCACTccattatatattttgaaagtcTAGTTTCACCCAATCTCGATGATGTCTCCAACAGAGAAAATCATGTGCAAGATTGA